DNA from Eriocheir sinensis breed Jianghai 21 unplaced genomic scaffold, ASM2467909v1 Scaffold1257, whole genome shotgun sequence:
gactttcagaaagccttcgacaaggtaccgcacgagcgactccttaagaaattgcactcggcgggcatcggagccaatctgatcgcgtggataagagattggctcaccgacagaaaacaacgagtactactcaacagACAGCCTTCCgcttggcttccagtcactagtggagtgcctcaaggatcagtgctgggaaccatcctctttatcatatatatcaatgacctagaatcaggactgaaatccacaatatcgaaatttgcagatgacaccaaggtgggtggagatgccctcacaaagaccgactgcgaaatcattcagaaagacctcaatcacattatcgaatggtctgaAAAAttgcaaatgtcttttaatgctgacaaatgcaaagtcattcacattgggtcccaaaatagtaaccatacatacatcatgaatgggagacctctgcaagcgatgcaggaggaaaaggatcttggagtcactatcagcagtgacctgaaacacgcgaatcactgtaaaaaagtatacaacaaggccaacattattctcgggttcatagcgagaaacttcgagtataaaacaccagacgttatgctatccttgtataattccatggtaaaaccgcacctcgagtatgcagtgcagttctggtctcccaattacagaaaggacattgctctactggaaaagatttaacgacgcgccacaaagatgattccaaacttcagggctcaaccgtacgaggaacgactcaagcgactcaatctctttacattagagaaaagacgcctacgaagggatatgattcaagtcttcaagtatgtaaaaaagttcaataacgtcgattactctaaattctttgaactgcaaaccaactcaagaactagaaataacggtctacccattcagtcgagtcgatgtaacacagacattggaaggagtttcttttcaaaccgagtcatccgccactggaacaatcttccctcagaagtagtgaatgcgaataccatcaactccttcaaatatagaatcgaccgtcatttcgctgcgtcgggagtaaactgaataacgaggggcttccatctgctattcaatatcgagctgctttcatatgctcaccaagccccaagtggcggtcgagcagactaaatcacccaagcgggcgacctcgtaatgagccaataggctttctgttgcctccatttccatgtttccatgtttctccttcctctccctcccctccttctccttcctctccctcccctcctccttcctctccctcccctccttttccttcctctccctcccctccttctccttcctctccctcccctcctccttcctctccctcccctccttctccttcctctccctccgctcctccttcctctccctcccctcctccttcctctccctcccctccttttccttcctctccctcccctccttctccttcctctccctcccctccttctccttcctctccctcccctcattctccttcctctccctcccctccttctccttcccctccctcccctccttctccttcctctccctcccctccttctccttcatctccctccatccttctccttcctctccctcccatccatatccttcctctccctcccttccttctccttcctctccctcccctcctacttcctctccctcctctccttccccttcctatccctcccctccttcctctcccctccccctccttctccttcctctccctcccctccttctccttcctctccctcccctccttctccttcctctccctcccctccttatccttcctctccctccccttttcctttcttctccctcccctccttctccttcctctccctcccctccttctccttcctctccctccactcctccttcctctccctcccctccttctccttcctctccctcccctcctccttcctctccctcctctccttctccttcctctccctcccctcctcctccttcctcttcctcccctccttttccttcctctccctcccctccttctctttcctctccctcccctccttttccttcctcttccatacctccttctccttctctcccctcccctatttctccttcctctccctcccctccttctccttcctcttccttccctccttctccttcctctccttcccctcctttccttccctccctcccctccttctccttcctctccctaacctccttctccttaatctctctcccctccttctccctcctttccctcccctccttatccttcctctccttcccctccttctctttcctcgcaCTCCCCTCcttaaccttcctctccctcccctctttatccttcctctctctcccctccttctccttcctcttcctcccctccttttccttcctctccctcccctccttctctttcctctccctcctctccttttccttcctatcccaaacctccatctccttccactccctccctccttctccttcctctctctcccctgcttctgcttcctctcaatcctctccttctccttcctccctcccctccttttccttcctctccctcccctccttctcctttctctccctcccctccttctgcttcctcttcctcccctccttctccttcctctccctcctctccttctccttcctctccctcccctcctccttcctctccctcccccccttttatttcctctccctcccctccttctccttcctctccttcccctccttctccttcctctcactcctctccttctccttcctctccttcctctctttctcctcctctccccccctcctccttcctctccttcctgtccttctccttcctctctctcccctccttctccttcctctccctcccctccttctccttcttctccctcctctccttctccttcctctccttcccttcctcctccttgtttatcacctcaaccgccggaggttagaaggaccgaaaagatgttaagtggcgtgctcatcgtagaaagtgacattttacgcacaattgaaaagattagagtaagcaaagctcctggtccagacaaaattacccctagggtcttaaaagaaatcaaacatcaaatttgaaaaccgctctccatcatattcaaaaaatctttaacagctggaaaagttccttCGGAttagaaacttgcaaatgtcacaccaattttcaaaaagagggacaagtctcatccaggaaactatcgaccaattagcctggcatatattgtttgtaagttaatggagactatcattcgcgacaatatggtgaaattcttcgaagaaaataatataataaataattcgcaacatggcttccgtagtaaacgttcgtgtttgactaacttacttgattttttttactatatttttgaggtgttcgatgaaagcagatcagtagatatcatatatctggattttcaaaaggcatttgataaggtcccccaccaacgattgctcagcaaactactggcgcacggtatctcgggtaacattcacaattggcttgcggactggctctctgagcggaaacagagagtagttctaaacggtgttacatctaactgtctcgatgtcaaaagcggcgtacctcaaggatcagtgcttggccccatgctcttcttaatttatgttaatgatatcgatgatgggctcacttgcaaagtatcaaaatttgctgatgacacaaaaattgctagtaaagtaactgcgatactcgacgaagaagctttacaatcagatatagatcgacttgaacgttgggccaatcaatggcaaatgaaatttaacgttgagaaatgtaaagtgttgcacatcggaaaaaataacaatcgcgttcggtacgtaatgaatggccaacaactttctgcagtaagtaaagaaaaggatcttggaatcactatatcaagcgatttaaagcccggtcagcattgttcacaGGTAGTTAAaattgcaaacaaattggttggcttcatcggacgagtctttaataataaatcggaaaaagtaatattaaaactgtataattcgttggttcgaccccgtctagagtactgtgtacagtttcggtctccctactacagaaaagacattgaaaagttggaacgggtccaacgaagagtaacaaagatgattcctaggttgagaaatttgtcatatgaacaaaggcttaaagaagtaaatttattcagcctatcaaaacgaagaatgcgaggcgatctaatagaagtgtttaaaatgttcaaaggattcagtgatattaatgcggaagattactttacaattgatcgatcaaataaaacaagaagaaatcacaatttgaagatcaGTGGTAAAATATTATCGtcccacgaagctaaacacttcttcttcaatcgagttgttaatgtttggagctctctaccttgtgatgtcgttgatactacaacagttacggccttcaagaatagattagacaagtgttttgaatccaaccagcaacttagatattactcattgtcgtaataacgttaagttctttcgaatactggtgtctttgtccggttttatcgcccggttagtggtagcagtaatggtagttctttcctctttcctacataaattccatgcagtttttccatgctgcatggttctttgtcgtttcctgccagctttggctggagggaggagtggggaggagccttcgcgtttgctgtccttcatcttccacctttgattagatagttagtgtagcttgtcacaaacaacctcgtaaggaccagcaggtctgctgttgtttgttcttcctttgtgttactttgtgttccttcctctccctccctccttctattttctctcctccccatcttctccttcctcctccttccttctccgtcctctcctccctccttctccttcctcttcttcccctccttctccttcctctctctcccctccttctccttcctctccctcccctccttctccttcctccccctttcccccttctccttcctctctctcccctccttctcctttctctccctctcctccttctccttcctcttcttcctctccttctccttcctctccctcccctccttctcattcctctttctcccctccttctccttcctctcctcccctccatctccttcctcctcccttccttctccttcctctccttccccccttctctctcctctctttcccctccttctccttcctctccctcccctccttctacttcctctccctcacctccttctccttcctctccctcccctccttctccttcctctccctcccctacttttccttcctctccctcccctccttctcctatctctccctaccccccttctccctcctctctctcccctccttttccttcctctcaatcccctccttctccttcctctccctcacctccttctccttcctctccctcccctccttctccttcctctccctcccctccttttccttcctctcccttccctccttctccttcctctcccttccccccttctccctcctttctctcccctccttctccttcctctccctcccctccttctccttcctctcctctcccctcctctttctccttcctctccctcccctctttctccttcctctccctcccctctttatcattcctctccctcccctccttctccttcctctcccttccccccttctccctcctctccctcccctccttctccttttttcccttccccccttccccctcctctctctcccctccttctccttcctctccctcccctccttctccctcctctccctcaactccttctccttcctctaactcccctccttctccttcctctcccttccctccttttccttcctctccctcccctccttctccttcctctcactcctctccttctccttcctctccctcagctcctctttcctctccctcccctctttctccttcctctcccgcaactccttctccttcctctccctcccctccttctccttcctctcactcccctccttctccttcctctccctcccctccttctccttcatctccctcgcctcctctttcctctccctcccctcctcctccttcctctcccccacctccttctccttcctctctctcccctccttttccttcctcttcctaaaatccttctccttcctctccctccttctccttctctctctcctctctccttccttcctctccctccctccttttcctcttcctcccctccttttccttcctcttcctaaccaccttctccttcctctaactcctctccttctccttcctctccttccttttctttctcctctccctcccctccttttccttcctctccctcccctccttctccttcctctccctcccatacttctccttcctctccctcctccttctctctcttcctcctctccttttccttcctctccctctccttctctttcctctccctcccctccttttccttcctctccctcccctccttctccttcctctccctcccctccttctccttcctctccctcccatccttttccttcgtctccctaacctccttctccctcctatccctcccctccttctccttcctctccctcctctcattctccttcctctccctcccctcctctttcctctccctcccatccttttccttcctctccctcccctccttctccttcctctccctcctctccttctccttcctctccctcccctccttctccttcctctccctcccctccttctccatcctctccctcccctccttctccttcctctccctcccctccttttctttcctctcactccctctttctccttcctctcactcccctccttctccttcctctccctcccctccttctccaacCTCTtactaccctccttctccttcctctccctcctctccttctatttcctctccctcccctccttctccttcctctcactcccctccttctccttcctctccctcccctccttatccttcctctccctcccctccttctccttcctctcgctcctattcttctccatcctttccctcccctccttctccttcctctccctcccctccttctccttcctctccctcctctccttctccttcctctcacccctctccttctccttcctctccctcctctccttttccttcctctccctcctctccttcgccttcctctccctcccctccttcttcctcctctcctccccttctcctcctctcctcccctccttctccttcctctccctcccctccttctccttcctctccctcatctccttctccttcctctccctcctctccttctccttcctctccctcccctccttctccttcctctcccttccattctccttcctctcctcccttctccttcctctccctcccctccttctccttcctctccctcccctccttctatttcctctcctatccctccttctccttcctctctctcccctcctactccttcctctcactaatctccttctccttcctctcactcatctccttctccttcctctccctcccctccttctccttcctctccctcctctccttctccttcctctcactcctctccttctccttcctctcactcccctccttctccttggtCTCcccccatctccttctctttcctctcactcctctccttctttttcctctccctcccctccttcttcttcctctccctcccctccttctccttcctctcactcctctccttctccttcctctcccacccctccttctcctccctctccctcttttccttctccttcctctccctcccctccttcttcttcctcttcctcctctccttctccttcctctccctcccctcgttttccttttcctctctctgccttaccttcttctccctcctctccctcccctccttttccctcctctccctcccctcctccttcctttccctccccttattctccttcctctcccgcccctcctcccttctctccctcccctccttctccctctccctccctccttctccattctctgcttccctccttaaccttcctctccttcccctccttctccttcctctccctcccctcctccttcttctccctcccctccttcttcctctccctcccctccttctccttcctctccctcccctcctccttcctttccctcccctccttctccttcctctccctcccctccttctccttcctctccctcccctcactatccttcctctccctcccctccttctccttcctctcccttccctctttctccttcctctccctcccttccttctccttcctctccctcccctccttttccttcctctccctcccctcctccttaatttccctcccctccttctccttcctctcccttccctccttctccttcctctccctcccctccttctccttcctctccctcccctcctccttcttctccctcccctccttctccttcctctcccttccctctttctccttcctctccctcccctccttctccttcctctacctcccctccttctccttcctctccctcccctccttatccttcctctccctcccctccttctccttcctcttccttctctccttctccttcctctccctcctcttcttctccttcctctcactcctctccttctccttcctctcactcccctccttctccttcctctccctcccctccttctccttactctccctcccctcattctccttcctctccctcccctccttctccttcctctccctcccctccttctccttcctctccctcccttccttctccttcctataactcctctccttctccttcctctccctcaactccttctccttcctctccctcccctccttctccttactctcactcccctccttctccttcctctcactcccctccttctccttcctctccctcccctccttctccttcctctcactcccctccttctccttcctctccctcccctccttctccttcctctcactcctctccttctccttcctctccctcccctccttctacttcctctaccaatcctccttctttttcctctccctcccctccttctccttcctctccctcccctcctcattaCTCTCACTCCCCTacttctcttacctctccttccattACTGCACTCTTCGGggattggagccaatctgattgcGTGGATTAGAGATTGGATcactgacagaaaacaacgaTTACTACTCAACGGagagccttccgattggcttccagtcactagtggagtgcctcaagggtcagtgccgGGAcctatcctctttatcatatatatcaacgacctagaatcaggattgaaatccacaatatcaaaatttgcagatgacaccaaggtgggtggagaagccttcacaaagaccgactgcgtaatcattcagaaagacctcaatcacgttATCGGAAAaaaggcaaatgtcttttaatgttgacaatggcatagtcatgcacattgggtcccaaaatagtaaccacacatacatcatgaatgggagacctctgcaggcgatgcagcaGGACactgatcttggagtcactatcagcagtgacctgaaatacgcgaatcactgtaaaaaagcatacaacaaagccaacactatgctctggCTCACAGCGAGGACCTTCGAGTGTAAAGcatcagacgtgatgctatccttgtatacttccatggtaagaccgcacctcgataatgcagtacagttctggtctcctaattacagaaaggccattgctttactggaaaggattcaacgacgcgccacataGATGATTCAAACCTtcagggctcacccgtacgaggcACGACTCAAACGACTCCatatctttacattggagaaaagacgcctacgaggggatattattcaagtcttcaagtatctgaaaaaagttgagtaacgtcgattactccaaattctttgaactgcaaaccaacacaagaaatagaaataacggcttacccattcagtcgagtcgatgtaacacagatattggaaggagtttcttttcaatcctagtcatccgccactggaacaatcttccctcagaagtagtaaatgcgaataccatcaactccttcaaatatagaattgacagtcatttcgttgcgtcgggagtaaattgaaaaacgaggtgctttcatctgctcctcaatatcgaggtgctttcatctgctcctcaggccccaagtggcggtcgagcagattaaatcaccaaagcgggcaacctcgtaatgagccaataggcactCAGttacctgcatttccatgtttccatgtttcccccacACAGGATGGACGGCCCTCCACTGGGCTGCATTATTTGGTAAAGCTGAGTGTGTGTCTACCCTCATCCCGGTCACACCGCCCACCCCCGAGCTGCTGCAGGCCGCCGACGGACACACCCCGGTGCACCTCGCCAGCTTTTATGGCCACGAGGCTGTGCTGAAGGCCCTGGAGGGGGCTGGCTGGCCTCTTTACGCAATGGACGGCGATGGCCTGACACCCCTGCACTGGGCTGTGAAGGCAAGGCGTCTGGACGTGGTCAGGTACCTGCTGGATAAGGACACGGCGCCCAGTACGGGGGCCGATGATGACCTCACGCCGCTGGACTTGGCTAAGAGGAAGGGTAAAGACCTAGCAGCGAGGTGGCTGGCGAGGAGGAGCGGCGCGGTGCACGGGGACGCCGCCCACAGCCTGCTGCCTGTGGTGGGTTTTGGCACGCTGTTAGCATCTATCTCGctatcgatctgtctgtctctaccatCTGTCTGTCAATGTAccgccttttttcttctctctctctctctctctctctctctctctctctctctctctctctctctctctctctctctctctctctctctctctctctctctctctctctctctctctctctctctctctctctctctctctctctctctctctctctctctctctctctctctctctctctctctctctctctctctctctctctcccctccccccccctgccaGTCTCAATTGGTGGTAAAGTCAGTGTCGCCTGTCGTTGCAGGTCACGTCCAGTGCCGGGGTGAACGCTGCAGCAGGTGACGACACGCTGCGGCCAGAGGACGTGAGGAAACTGCTTGGCTTCAGGGAATGGCTGATAGACTACTTGAACaaggtattattgttattattattattattattattattattattattattattattattattattattattattattattattattattattattattattattattattattattattattattattattattattattattattattattattattattattactactattattatttttattattattttattattattttattattattttattattattattatttttattattattattattattattattattattattattattattattattattattattattattattattattattattattattattattattattattattattattattattattattattattgttgttattattatcattattattattattattattattattattattattattattattattattattattattattattattattattattattattattattattattattattattattattattattattattattattattattattattattattattactactactactattattattattattattattattattattattattattattattattattattattattattattattattattattattattattattattattattattattattattattattattattattattattattattattattattattattattattattattattattattattattattattattattattattattattattattattattattattattattattattattattattattactattgttgctaattattatttttattaattatataattattattatcaatatactactattactgctaatactgtgtgtgtgtgtgtgtgtgtgtaatgtgtgtgtgctcaagttcttcttgccccagtcggaagtaatagtaaggtctgaggctaagcgttctgctgcctccagcttggaatcgtttagttcctgttgggtgggttttctattaaaagaagttgagtaatgccgaGTAAAgttatcggcgtaagaatggataggacagttcgttttggaaaaaaaatcatcaatgaacagcagaaagagagtgggagataggatagaaccctgcgggataccactgttaatagtcttatgggaagaacagtgaccatctacaacagcagaaatagaacggtcagaaaggaaactggagataaatgtacagagagatggatagaaaccgtcggagggtagtttggaaagaaaagatgtgtgccagaccctatcaaatgcttttgatatgtccagcgcaatagcaagggtttcaccgaaacggctaagagaggatcaCCAAGGGTCAGTTTGGAAGCcaaagagatcaccagtagaatctcccttgcggaacccatactgacgatcagataaaaggccagaagtggaaaggtgcttttgaatcttccggttaaggattgattcaaaagctttagatagacaagaaactaaagctataggacggtagtttgaaggattggaacggtcacccttcttaggcacaggctgtatgaaggcctacttccagcaggaaggagagatagatgttgacaggcagaggtgaaagagtttgaccaggcagggtgtcagcagagaggcacagtttttaaggacaatagatggcgctccatcaggtccataagccttatgagagttgaggccagagagggcatagaaaacatcattcttaagaatcttaaaaacaggcataaaggagtcagaagatggatgagtaggaggaatatgcccagaatcgtccagagtggagcttttagaaaaagtttaggagaagagttcagcctcagagatagattagacggcggtgttgccgttaggactaaagagaggagggaaagattaagaagtgaagttggaggagatgtttttggctagatgccaaaaagtcccgggaagaattagagaaagcaaggttttggcattttctatcaatgaaggagtttttggtaagttggagaatagctttggcatgattccgggcagaaatgtaaatattatggttagcgggagttcgaagtctatgttaccttttgtgagctgcctctctatctttgacagcacgagaacaagcgtgattaaaccaaggctttttagcatgaggagtagagaaagaacgaggaatgtatgcctccattccagagacaatcacctctgtgatgcgctgagcacacacagaggggtctctatactggaagcaataatcattccacgggaaatcggaaaagtacattatcaggtcgtcccaccgagctcaagcaaaatgccataagcatcgcctcttcggtgggtccagaggatgtacaggagcgataggacaggatatagaaataaggttgt
Protein-coding regions in this window:
- the LOC126989646 gene encoding ankyrin-1-like, which produces WTALHWAALFGKAECVSTLIPVTPPTPELLQAADGHTPVHLASFYGHEAVLKALEGAGWPLYAMDGDGLTPLHWAVKARRLDVVRYLLDKDTAPSTGADDDLTPLDLAKRKGKDLAARWLARRSGAVHGDAAHSLLPVVTSSAGVNAAAGDDTLRPEDVRKLLGFREWLIDYLNKILEALNFLQQLPIQPHTHSATISIPYTSHNLAFSRIHFQLSSFTHSAKLCHQIL